Below is a genomic region from Maridesulfovibrio ferrireducens.
CTGCCAGAATGGGGAAGTGTTCTGGCTGTTGAGCAGAATACAGGACGGGGCCAAGTCAGAAGAGAATGGATATCCCCTCCCGGCAATATTTATGGTACTATTAAATGGCCGTCCCTTCCTACTGGCGCTCCGGGAGAAGTCCGGCCTGTATGGACCAGAATTTTACCTCTTGTTGTTGGTTATCTTGTTTGTCGTGCTCTTAAAGATATCGGAATTGAAACGCAGCTTAAATGGCCCAATGATATTCTGAAAGACGGCAAGAAAATCGGCGGAATTCTTATTGAAGAGCGTGGCTCAGTTATTATGGTCGGCATAGGCTTAAATACATCGTCTGCTCCGCAAAGAGACAAGCTTCGTCCTGATCATGCTGTTACTGCTACAAAAATTAATACTGACGATATGCAGCTCGGACCTTTGGAAACTTGGATTCAGCTGATAGATTATTTTAAAAACCAGTTTGATGCGATTGTTTCAACACAGGATCCTGAAGATTTTCTCAAAACACTGGCTGATCAACTGGTTTGGTTCGGTGAAGAAGTAAGAATTGTGGATGGTCCGAAAGAAGTTTCAGTAGGACGCATATGTGGACTTTGTCCTGATGGTGGTCTGATTATTGAGAAGGATGGAATTAAACATGAGGTTTATTCCGGAAGTGTAATGCCTATCTAGTTTTTATTATTATACCTCTGTTTTTTGGTTAAAATAGAGTGTATATATGAAAAAGTTGCAATTTAAAAATATAATTCTTAAAATTAAACACCTTATATTAAGCGGAATTTTTTAGATAACTATTTCGCGGGCACAACCTATATCTAGTTGTGTAAGGAGTAAATGATGGCTGGTAAAACGGAAGAAGCTGGTACTGCTAAGAAAGTAGAGACCGAAACTCCTAAAAAAAGTCAGGCTGTAAAACAACTTGAAAAAAAGATGGTTTTAGCAGGCTCTGATATTGTAAAAATAGGAGAAGATGCGGAACTTTTAGTTGGCGGTAAAAACTATAATACTGCTCTGATCAGTCAGGTTGACGGTATTAGATCTCCGCAGTTCCGGGCAATTTCTTCTCTGGCTTTTCATCAATTACTGGATGAAACCAAGGTTCACGCAAGTGTTGTAAGGGCTGTTGTAGACAGTCAATATAATGCTGTTGATTGGAATAGCGAAAGCGTTAACAGTGATTCCGAATTTATACAGAATTTTGTTCGTTCGATTGCCTTTGTAATTAAAGAGGAAGCTCAAAAACATTCCGAAACTTTAATTCAATTAAGAACTT
It encodes:
- a CDS encoding biotin--[acetyl-CoA-carboxylase] ligase, which gives rise to MIKRITIISGKKDSPIPKVTPEQLFQAHPLWARDIEHFSPWNSEDAEYRTYSTWLSGARAGRPIAICGSCISSIDVAWRLNALEDLPEWGSVLAVEQNTGRGQVRREWISPPGNIYGTIKWPSLPTGAPGEVRPVWTRILPLVVGYLVCRALKDIGIETQLKWPNDILKDGKKIGGILIEERGSVIMVGIGLNTSSAPQRDKLRPDHAVTATKINTDDMQLGPLETWIQLIDYFKNQFDAIVSTQDPEDFLKTLADQLVWFGEEVRIVDGPKEVSVGRICGLCPDGGLIIEKDGIKHEVYSGSVMPI